In Fusarium oxysporum Fo47 chromosome XI, complete sequence, the following are encoded in one genomic region:
- a CDS encoding Endoribonuclease L-PSP/chorismate mutase-like protein — MANILAINRPGFSSPILSEALIHNGLVYTSGKIGVDAKTSVLVSDDVAEQTKAVLGLLESVLHEAGSGLDKILKCNIYLTNINDFAAMNAVYIATIPNPKPARVCVTVSELGKGAKIEIDCIAIVEKAL; from the exons ATGGCCAACATACTAGCTATCAACCGACCGGGCTTCTCGTCCCCGATCCTATCAGAAGCTCTTATCCATAACGGCCTTGTGTATACAAGTGGCAAGATAGGCGTTGATGCCAAGACTAGTGTTCTTGTGTCGGATGATGTTGCTGAACAAACG AAAGCCGTACTTGGACTACTAGAGTCTGTTCTCCACGAAGCAGGAAGTGGGCTTGATAAAATTCTCAAG TGCAACATTTACCTGACAAACATCAACGACTTTGCAGCTATGAACGCCGTTT ACATTGCCACGATTCCCAATCCCAAGCCTGCTCGGGTCTGTGTGACAGTTTCAGAACTGGGCAAAGGCGCCAAG ATCGAGATTGATTGCATAGCCATTGTTGAGAAAGCTTTGTAA
- a CDS encoding fungal-specific transcription factor domain-containing protein yields the protein MSKSRHAAIVGEVVLPRNYLETLEQRVILLEAQLKKAQSSVTNGPSPSASSQAASTSDQASTTAIDERFELDDLSSMIGTLSLNAAGAEPSYLGASSAFAFARFMKPSIRQAVASLPPEISSISRSQSHGHASYPPEPCPLPDYQTAVKLSNAYFQNIHPQYPFLHEPTFRLWETVLEDPFEAMSSLGYDPVPLYFLNMVYAIGALLKPGLGYSAEQLYVSAMLYIDEIICNDNLECIQAILCSAAYSLRSAKGTSHWKLGGQALRQCVNLGYHRNQKRLRSTLNPLQRELQKRAFWSAYVMECSAAVMLGRPLSLHYQEIDAEFPLDIKESQISSTGIYGAPRSLTSEPSTMMTHAIHGFRIRALIGRIQTTLYSDSTLRDATIRQALIEHLSDELEEWYAARPPPMTPPDGGALSFFVSADWYEANYNYAVLQLFRPQITDTKTSASDGVFLKCLNTSRQTCHIFRRQYFGKPMAYTWSALHELFLAGLTYLYCLWMSPAARQVSRHDEVSNTCTDCTMVLVILAERWPEAAPFRNIFEVLASRTMTMMTDSHQGKEVMPIAIGPEQETYPEGLSQWMAGMSDTGITTGVDWLLSELIDEFPAPE from the exons ATGAGCAAATCCCGTCATGCAGCAATTGTCGGCGAAGTGGTCTTG CCACGGAACTACCTCGAGACGTTAGAACAAAGAGTAATTCTGTTGGAAGCACAGCTGAAAAAGGCCCAGTCCAGTGTTACCAATGGCCCAAGTCCTTCAGCAAGTAGTCAGGCTGCGTCTACTTCAGATCAAGCTAGTACGACTGCCATTGACGAGAGATTTGAACTCGATGATCTCTCGTCCATGATTGGGACTCTGAGCCTGAACGCGGCTGGGGCCGAGCCAAGTTATCTTGGGGCATCGTCTGCGTTCGCTTTCGCACGCTTCATGAAGCCCTCTATTCGCCAAGCAGTTGCATCACTACCACCGGAAATCTCTTCAATTTCGAGATCCCAATCTCATGGCCATGCATCGTATCCTCCAGAACCTTGCCCGCTGCCAGACTATCAGACAGCTGTCAAGTTGAGCAACGCTTATTTTCAGAACATCCATCCCCAGTACCCATTCTTGCATGAACCGACATTTAGACTGTGGGAGACGGTCTTGGAAGACCCCTTCGAAGCGATGAGTAGCCTTGGTTATGACCCTGTACCTCTCTACTTCCTCAATATG GTTTACGCCATAGGAGCTCTCCTAAAACCCGGCTTGGGCTACTCAGCAGAGCAACTTTATGTCTCTGCCATGCTCTACATAGATGAGATCATTTGTAATGACAACCTGGAGTGCATACAAGCGATCCTTTGTTCAGCAGCCTATTCTTTACGCTCGGCAAAAGGCACGTCGCATTG GAAGCTTGGAGGCCAAGCTCTCCGACAATGTGTCAACCTTGGCTACCATCGCAATCAGAAGCGACTACGGTCTACCCTCAACCCATTGCAAAGAGAGCTCCAGAAGCGAGCCTTTTGGAGCGCATACGTGATGGAGTGCTCGGCTGCAGTTATGTTGGGAAGGCCGCTGAGTCTTCATTACCAGGAGATAGATGCTGAA TTTCCATTGGACATCAAGGAGTCACAAATATCCTCAACCGGTATCTATGGCGCCCCAAGGTCATTAACCTCCGAGCcgtcgacgatgatgaccCATGCCATTCATGGATTCCGTATACGTGCGTTGATAGGACGCATTCAAACCACTTTGTATTCTGACAGCACTCTGAGAGATGCCACAATCCGCCAAGCCCTTATTGAACATCTCTCGGACGAATTAGAGGAATGGTATGCCGCACGTCCTCCCCCAATGACACCCCCTGATGGTGGTGCACTCTCATTTTTCGTCAGTGCAGATTGGTATGAAGCAAACTACAACTATGCCGTACTACAACTCTTCCGGCCACAAATCACGGACACAAAGACTTCAGCATCGGATGGGGTCTTTCTGAAGTGTCTAAACACTTCGAGGCAGACATGCCACATCTTCCGACGTCAATACTTTGGGAAACCTATGGCCTACACATGGAGTGCCTTGCATGAACTCTTCCTCGCCGGACTAACATACCTGTACTGTCTGTGGATGTCACCCGCAGCACGACAAGTATCTCGACATGACGAAGTCAGCAACACTTGTACAGACTGTACCATGGTTCTGGTGATCCTTGCTGAGCGGTGGCCCGAAGCTGCGCCTTTTCGCAATATCTTTGAAGTGCTTGCAAGCCGAacaatgacgatgatgactgATTCGCATCAAGGAAAGGAAGTAATGCCTATTGCAATAGGTCCGGAACAGGAGACATATCCGGAAGGCTTGTCGCAGTGGATGGCTGGAATGTCTGATACGGGTATAACTACTGGGGTGGACTGGTTGCTGAGCGAGCTCATAGACGAGTTCCCAGCTCCTGAATAA